From one Butyricimonas faecihominis genomic stretch:
- a CDS encoding GNAT family N-acetyltransferase translates to MVNLIRITEPTDIRLQKLIPLYKEAFPEEERRNIKQLERLIREKTEMHFNAIETDGVLAGLFIYWDMRDFYYLEHLAVFTPMRNLKVGQQVLDYIAEHLDDTRLLEVEPTTDEMTTRRVNYYRRNGYEILDKTYMQPSYDEDIEVGNLWIMGNRKSDRLQEFIERIKQVAYRENR, encoded by the coding sequence ATGGTAAATTTGATTAGAATAACGGAGCCGACAGATATTCGTTTACAAAAACTTATCCCACTCTATAAGGAGGCTTTCCCGGAAGAGGAGAGGCGAAATATCAAGCAATTGGAACGGTTGATTCGAGAAAAAACAGAGATGCATTTTAATGCCATAGAGACGGATGGTGTTTTGGCCGGTTTATTTATCTACTGGGATATGCGGGATTTTTATTACCTTGAACATTTAGCCGTTTTCACCCCAATGCGTAATCTGAAAGTCGGGCAACAGGTGTTGGATTATATCGCGGAACATTTAGACGATACGCGATTGTTGGAAGTGGAACCGACCACGGATGAGATGACCACTCGCCGGGTGAATTACTATCGTCGTAACGGGTATGAGATTCTCGACAAGACGTACATGCAACCTTCTTACGATGAAGACATTGAAGTCGGTAATCTTTGGATTATGGGGAACCGGAAATCCGATCGTTTACAGGAGTTCATAGAGCGGATAAAACAGGTGGCTTATAGGGAAAATCGATAA
- a CDS encoding transketolase family protein, whose product MDKILNRAADNIRILSASMVEKAKSGHPGGAMGGADYINVLYSQFLNFDPDDMTWANRDRFFLDPGHMSPMLYSMLSLIGTYSMEDLKNFRQWGSVTPGHPEVDFKRGVENTSGPLGQGHAMAVGAAIAERFLVARFGEWMAHKTYAFISDGGIQEEISQGAGRIAGTLGLSNLIMFYDANEVQLSTRVNEVTHEDTAAKYQAWGWNVITINGNNADEIIKALQAANAEKERPTLIIGKTLMGKGAMGANGEDFSDKVSTHGQPLTGAGASIEKTIENLGGDPQNPFTIFPEVAEFYAKVLDEKRAYAKAKKAEQAAWEKANPELAAKLHKFLSGKAPEIDYKAIQHKANIATRAASADVLVALAQQVENMIVSSADLSNSDKTDGFIKGGARNLVKGDFSGAFFQAGVAELTMAVICNGIALHGGIFVACGTFFVFSDYMKPAVRLAALMEVPVKYVWSHDAFRVGEDGPTHQPIEHEAQLRLMEKLENHSGKMSLLALRPADAAETSVAWKMAMENTSTPTALILSRQNITDLPGTDRYDEALQAEKGAYVVCKTGENPDVVLVASGSEVSTLVEGAKLLQERKGITAQIVSVISEGLFRHQPQAYQEQVIPANKPKYGLTAGLSVTLEGLVGCNGRIHGVNHFGYSAPAKVLDEKFGFTGECVFNEVCEMLGK is encoded by the coding sequence ATGGATAAGATCCTTAATCGAGCAGCGGACAACATCCGCATCCTTTCAGCTTCTATGGTTGAAAAAGCCAAATCAGGGCATCCGGGAGGTGCAATGGGTGGCGCTGATTACATTAACGTGTTGTATTCTCAATTCTTGAATTTCGATCCGGATGATATGACATGGGCAAACCGGGACCGTTTCTTCCTTGACCCCGGACATATGTCCCCGATGTTGTATTCTATGTTGAGCCTGATCGGCACGTATAGCATGGAAGACTTGAAAAACTTCCGTCAATGGGGAAGTGTAACCCCCGGACACCCGGAGGTGGACTTCAAACGAGGCGTGGAAAACACCTCCGGTCCTCTCGGTCAAGGTCATGCCATGGCTGTCGGAGCTGCTATAGCAGAGCGTTTTCTGGTAGCTCGTTTCGGAGAATGGATGGCCCACAAAACGTACGCTTTTATCTCTGACGGTGGCATACAGGAAGAGATTTCACAAGGAGCCGGACGTATTGCCGGAACATTGGGATTATCCAACCTGATCATGTTCTATGATGCAAACGAAGTGCAGTTATCTACCCGTGTAAATGAAGTAACTCACGAGGATACCGCGGCCAAATATCAGGCTTGGGGCTGGAACGTGATCACGATCAACGGGAACAACGCTGACGAGATCATCAAAGCATTACAAGCCGCCAATGCCGAAAAAGAACGTCCGACATTGATTATCGGTAAAACCTTGATGGGTAAAGGTGCCATGGGTGCTAACGGGGAAGATTTCTCCGACAAAGTTTCCACTCACGGACAACCCTTAACCGGGGCCGGGGCTTCTATCGAAAAGACGATTGAAAACTTGGGTGGCGATCCGCAAAACCCCTTCACGATCTTCCCGGAAGTAGCCGAGTTCTACGCTAAAGTACTTGATGAAAAACGGGCTTACGCCAAAGCTAAAAAAGCAGAGCAGGCAGCTTGGGAAAAAGCAAACCCGGAATTAGCAGCCAAACTGCACAAATTCTTATCCGGTAAAGCTCCCGAAATTGACTATAAAGCAATTCAACATAAAGCAAACATTGCCACACGTGCCGCCTCGGCTGACGTGCTGGTAGCCTTGGCTCAACAGGTAGAGAACATGATCGTTTCTTCTGCCGACTTGAGTAATTCTGACAAGACCGACGGATTTATCAAAGGTGGAGCCCGCAACCTCGTGAAAGGAGATTTCAGCGGGGCATTCTTCCAAGCCGGAGTTGCAGAGTTGACCATGGCTGTAATCTGTAACGGTATCGCTCTTCACGGGGGTATCTTCGTGGCTTGCGGAACCTTTTTCGTGTTCTCCGACTACATGAAACCTGCCGTACGTTTGGCTGCGTTGATGGAAGTTCCGGTGAAATACGTTTGGTCTCACGATGCCTTCCGCGTGGGAGAAGACGGACCGACTCACCAACCGATCGAACATGAAGCCCAATTGCGTTTGATGGAGAAATTAGAGAATCATTCCGGAAAGATGAGTTTGTTGGCTTTGCGTCCTGCCGATGCAGCCGAGACTTCCGTTGCTTGGAAGATGGCAATGGAAAACACCTCCACCCCTACCGCTTTGATCCTGTCCAGACAAAACATCACGGATCTTCCGGGAACAGATCGTTATGACGAGGCTTTACAAGCGGAAAAAGGTGCTTACGTGGTATGCAAAACCGGAGAGAACCCGGATGTCGTGTTAGTTGCTTCCGGTTCTGAAGTTTCTACTTTGGTGGAAGGAGCCAAACTTCTTCAGGAACGGAAAGGAATCACCGCACAGATCGTGTCCGTGATCTCTGAAGGTTTGTTCCGTCACCAGCCACAAGCATACCAAGAACAAGTTATCCCGGCTAACAAACCGAAATACGGACTGACAGCAGGTTTATCTGTTACCTTGGAAGGTTTGGTTGGTTGCAATGGCCGTATTCACGGTGTAAACCACTTCGGATACTCAGCCCCTGCCAAAGTATTGGATGAGAAATTCGGATTCACCGGAGAATGTGTATTCAACGAAGTATGTGAAATGTTAGGAAAGTAA
- a CDS encoding MFS transporter: MKQTLKENGGLPASILWTLAIVAGISVANLYYNQPLLNMIRQDLNVSEFHTNLIAMITQIGYAIGLLFIVPLGDLFQRKKIIIINFSLLILSLLTIAMAPSINVILGASLVTGICSMVPQIFIPIASQFSRPEHKGRNVGIVVSGLLTGILASRVVSGLVGEIFGWREMYYIAAVLMLLCSVVVMKVLPDIQPNFQGKYSELMKSLFSLLKTYPQVRLYPIRAGLCFGSFLTLWSCLAFKMGQTPFHAGSNIIGMLGLCGIAGALSASLVGKYVKQVGVQRFNFIGCGLILLSWSILYTGQNSYIAIIAGIILIDIGMQCIQISNQTSLFELCPSASNRVNTIFMTTYFIGGSLGTFLAGTCWHWFGWAGVAGIGSVLATTSLLITACNREKTV; this comes from the coding sequence ATGAAACAGACACTTAAAGAAAACGGTGGTTTACCGGCCTCCATCTTGTGGACGTTAGCTATTGTAGCCGGAATATCCGTCGCCAATTTATATTATAACCAGCCTTTGCTGAACATGATACGTCAAGATCTGAACGTATCGGAATTTCATACCAACTTGATTGCCATGATAACCCAGATCGGGTACGCGATAGGATTACTCTTTATCGTTCCATTGGGAGACTTGTTTCAACGGAAAAAGATCATCATTATCAACTTTTCCCTACTGATCCTCTCCCTTTTAACCATAGCCATGGCCCCCTCGATCAACGTAATTCTAGGAGCCTCACTAGTGACAGGTATCTGTTCCATGGTCCCGCAAATCTTTATCCCGATAGCCTCACAATTCTCCCGACCCGAACACAAGGGGCGTAACGTGGGAATCGTGGTGTCGGGGCTTTTAACCGGAATTCTGGCCTCACGGGTAGTCAGCGGGCTTGTGGGAGAAATATTCGGGTGGAGAGAAATGTACTATATTGCAGCCGTTCTCATGTTACTCTGCTCTGTGGTAGTTATGAAAGTCCTACCGGATATTCAACCTAATTTCCAAGGTAAATACAGCGAACTGATGAAATCCCTCTTCTCGTTATTGAAAACCTATCCGCAAGTGCGCCTCTACCCTATTCGTGCCGGTTTATGTTTCGGTTCATTTCTAACGCTATGGTCCTGTCTGGCATTCAAAATGGGACAAACTCCCTTTCATGCCGGGAGTAATATTATCGGGATGTTAGGATTATGTGGTATTGCCGGGGCCTTATCTGCCTCACTTGTCGGAAAATACGTGAAACAAGTGGGTGTCCAACGTTTTAACTTCATCGGTTGCGGGTTAATTCTCCTCTCTTGGTCAATCCTTTATACCGGACAAAACTCGTACATTGCCATTATTGCAGGCATCATCCTGATTGACATCGGGATGCAATGTATCCAGATCAGTAACCAGACCTCTTTGTTCGAACTTTGCCCTTCCGCCTCCAACCGGGTAAACACGATCTTTATGACGACCTATTTCATCGGAGGCTCCTTGGGGACCTTTCTTGCCGGAACCTGCTGGCATTGGTTCGGATGGGCCGGAGTCGCGGGAATCGGCAGCGTGTTAGCAACAACTTCCCTACTGATCACGGCCTGTAACCGGGAAAAAACGGTGTAG
- a CDS encoding FecR family protein, with the protein MLSKEEHIARLIFLHIQGMTDNVQEKELNEWRSVSPRHEELFQRMLSSEHVEKSISRFVKTEEEEERGWWQLQQRARSGRSVRKIKWFPYAAAIVLILSVGGVFYFSGDKEQTEILPIAKNEVQVPGSRAVLILPDGRKVDLENEVLRSDLAQSDSLLLVSARSLKYRDIDSPDTTEIFHTLEIPRGGEYLLTLSDGTMIYLNSESTLSFPVKFQGKERKVYLTGEAYFKVAKNTEHPFVVTAGELEVLVTGTTFGVRAYKDEKDIQTTLESGQVTVRVEGKSVKLVPNKQVLFNKSTMGLEVRDVDVDLYLAWADGRLVYDNCPLEKILTDLGRWYNIDVFYSRDELRSYQFSLNMKKHEEFTQVLELIGKTGEVQFEIKDNTVIVK; encoded by the coding sequence ATGTTAAGCAAAGAAGAACATATAGCCCGGTTGATTTTCCTGCATATACAGGGAATGACGGACAATGTGCAGGAAAAAGAACTGAACGAATGGAGATCGGTTTCCCCGAGGCATGAAGAACTTTTTCAACGAATGTTGTCAAGCGAACACGTGGAAAAAAGTATTTCCCGTTTCGTGAAAACGGAAGAAGAGGAGGAGAGAGGATGGTGGCAACTCCAACAGAGAGCACGATCCGGTCGATCTGTTCGGAAGATAAAATGGTTCCCGTATGCGGCTGCTATTGTATTAATATTAAGCGTGGGAGGTGTTTTTTATTTTTCCGGGGATAAAGAACAAACCGAAATTCTTCCGATAGCTAAGAATGAGGTGCAAGTTCCCGGTTCCCGGGCCGTTTTGATTTTACCCGATGGGCGTAAAGTTGATCTGGAAAACGAGGTGTTACGTTCTGATCTGGCTCAGAGTGACAGTTTATTATTGGTTAGCGCCAGATCTTTAAAATACAGGGATATTGATTCTCCCGACACGACGGAAATTTTTCACACGTTGGAGATTCCACGGGGTGGAGAATATTTACTTACGCTATCAGATGGTACGATGATCTATTTAAATTCGGAATCAACGTTAAGTTTTCCCGTGAAATTTCAGGGTAAGGAGCGTAAGGTGTATTTAACCGGTGAAGCCTATTTTAAGGTGGCGAAAAATACGGAACATCCTTTTGTCGTGACAGCCGGAGAATTGGAAGTGCTGGTTACCGGAACTACTTTCGGTGTTCGGGCATATAAAGACGAAAAGGATATACAAACCACGTTGGAAAGTGGTCAAGTAACGGTAAGGGTGGAAGGTAAAAGTGTGAAACTTGTTCCGAATAAACAAGTGTTGTTTAATAAATCAACGATGGGGTTGGAAGTTCGGGACGTGGATGTCGATTTGTACTTGGCATGGGCGGACGGACGTTTGGTGTATGATAATTGTCCGTTGGAAAAAATCCTGACCGACTTGGGACGATGGTATAACATTGATGTATTCTATAGTCGGGATGAATTGCGTTCATACCAATTCTCTTTGAACATGAAAAAACACGAAGAATTTACTCAAGTATTAGAATTAATCGGTAAAACCGGAGAAGTACAATTTGAAATAAAAGATAACACGGTTATTGTAAAATAA
- a CDS encoding EamA family transporter: MRQLKGVLLAMISSSTFGLIPLFALPAMQEGVGLDSVLFYRFAISAVVVGAYLLLRRVDLRITLKEFGTMFLLGGAYASTSLFLTASYLYIPSGVATTIHFLYPVLVTAIMIAFFKDKISLSVIIATVLAILGVYLLSSGEGEGVTSLKGLFMVLSTVVTYAIYIVGVNKSCIQHMDGLKMTFYMLFCCTIIFGANILLKGQGLDMMPNANAVVHIFLLSLIPTLVSDLTLILAIQHVGSTTAAIMGCMEPLTAVSMGVLFLGERFGLGQILGVVIVLVAVFIVILSSHPGHFSMKRLIPAFMKIRK, translated from the coding sequence ATGCGGCAGTTGAAAGGTGTATTATTAGCGATGATTTCATCATCCACGTTCGGGTTGATTCCATTGTTTGCCCTTCCGGCAATGCAAGAGGGGGTGGGATTGGACTCCGTATTGTTTTATCGTTTTGCCATTTCCGCGGTGGTCGTGGGTGCCTATTTGCTTTTACGGCGTGTGGATCTTCGGATAACTTTAAAGGAGTTTGGAACGATGTTCCTGTTAGGAGGAGCGTATGCCTCTACTTCACTTTTTCTGACAGCATCTTACCTGTACATTCCTAGTGGGGTGGCCACAACGATTCATTTTCTTTATCCGGTGTTGGTTACCGCTATCATGATTGCTTTTTTCAAAGATAAAATATCACTCTCGGTAATCATTGCCACGGTACTGGCTATTCTGGGAGTCTATTTATTAAGCAGTGGTGAAGGGGAAGGAGTGACGAGTTTGAAAGGACTTTTCATGGTACTGTCGACCGTGGTGACTTATGCCATATATATCGTCGGGGTAAATAAATCCTGTATACAGCACATGGATGGATTAAAAATGACCTTTTATATGTTATTTTGTTGTACAATCATCTTTGGAGCCAACATTCTGTTAAAAGGGCAGGGATTGGATATGATGCCGAATGCGAATGCCGTGGTGCATATCTTTTTGCTGTCTTTAATCCCAACTCTTGTGTCCGATTTAACGTTAATATTGGCAATACAACACGTGGGATCAACCACGGCTGCTATAATGGGGTGTATGGAACCCTTGACGGCAGTAAGTATGGGAGTTTTGTTTTTGGGAGAACGTTTCGGGTTGGGGCAGATACTGGGAGTTGTTATCGTGCTGGTAGCCGTGTTCATCGTGATCCTGTCCAGTCATCCGGGACATTTTTCTATGAAACGTTTGATCCCGGCATTTATGAAAATAAGAAAATAA
- a CDS encoding prolyl oligopeptidase family serine peptidase, whose amino-acid sequence MRKLLFLFMLICTMQLHGQTVREWMGLPPVPVEFPAFGDMKNVENKIFSQADLLTLSTFNIENLTPAVGEQELQYHSLTWETATVNDNIVISQNKSIVPAIGLYAVYVENTQWMSGKLQFSFYGNAEVYVDGVKKITYTSHKGTEAVNQECTLQWVPGKHSIIVKSLQTKESDKLFSAQFIADPDFKDTPVEFTLSPKRGKNILDVLNGPRIGGIQVSPSGKYLIMAEGEIIKGKSSSITNVYRIADKEIVYTFYGNNVSNLTWIPGEDKLSYLIKEGTGNSLYTYDIEQQKMERLFRDDQTISSFSWSPDRSYLIYYKNENYTPKEWELRKLDGIEDRQAYYRNRYFLCKYDLATGIHTRLTWGNQTTSIMDISHDGNQILISTGRPDYNEYPYRKQSVYLLNARTNQLDTLWKDRLVDIQCVFSPDDSKLLIAGAADAFGQIGVKIAKGQIVNGYDTQLYIYDLNSKEVTPITKDFNPAVSNYIWHTDGNIYIVAGDTDYVYLFRYGKDGKITRIECPGDLVQKISLAQNGNTGIYTASDESYPTRVYTLDLATLNAQEWADPQGEQYKNIEFGQVKDWDYNYKKGTTIDGRYYLPANFDPKKKYPMIVYYYGGTTPVERTFGGRWPFNLYAANGYIVYVMQPSGATGFGQEFSARHQNNWGKITADEIIACTKAFLKAHPFVDAQRVGCMGASYGGFTTMYLQTRTDIFACAISHAGISSISSYWGEGYWGYSYSTNASAHAFPWNRKDIYVDQSPLFNADKVKTPMLLLHGTADVNVPTGESIQFYTALKLLGKDVELVLIKNADHAVVDYNQRIIWGNTIMAYFAKYLKGEPAWWENMYKDKNL is encoded by the coding sequence ATGAGAAAACTATTATTTTTATTCATGCTGATCTGTACCATGCAGTTACACGGGCAGACAGTCAGGGAATGGATGGGATTACCTCCCGTCCCGGTAGAGTTTCCGGCTTTCGGGGACATGAAAAACGTGGAAAACAAAATATTTTCCCAAGCGGATTTATTAACTCTTTCCACGTTTAATATCGAAAACCTAACCCCTGCCGTGGGCGAACAAGAACTACAATATCACTCTCTCACTTGGGAAACTGCAACCGTGAATGATAACATTGTTATTTCCCAAAATAAAAGTATCGTTCCGGCAATCGGATTATATGCCGTTTACGTCGAAAACACGCAATGGATGAGCGGGAAACTGCAATTTTCATTTTATGGGAATGCCGAAGTTTACGTGGATGGAGTGAAAAAAATCACGTATACCAGCCACAAGGGAACCGAAGCAGTAAACCAAGAATGTACCCTGCAATGGGTTCCGGGAAAACACTCCATCATCGTGAAAAGTTTGCAAACGAAAGAAAGCGACAAACTATTTTCAGCTCAATTTATTGCAGATCCCGATTTCAAGGATACCCCGGTGGAATTTACCTTATCCCCCAAACGTGGGAAAAATATACTGGACGTGCTGAACGGTCCCAGAATCGGAGGAATTCAGGTTTCTCCCAGCGGAAAATACCTGATCATGGCAGAAGGTGAGATTATAAAAGGTAAAAGCAGTTCCATAACGAACGTGTACAGAATTGCTGACAAAGAGATCGTGTACACGTTCTACGGCAACAATGTCAGTAACTTGACTTGGATACCCGGAGAAGACAAGTTGTCTTACCTGATAAAAGAAGGAACGGGAAACTCCCTATACACCTACGACATCGAACAACAAAAGATGGAACGCTTGTTCCGGGACGATCAGACGATCAGTTCTTTCTCGTGGTCACCGGACCGGAGTTATCTTATCTATTACAAAAATGAGAATTACACCCCGAAAGAATGGGAACTCCGCAAACTCGACGGGATCGAAGATCGACAGGCTTATTATCGCAATCGGTATTTCTTATGCAAATATGATTTGGCAACGGGCATACATACTCGCTTAACTTGGGGAAACCAAACGACTTCCATCATGGACATCAGTCACGATGGTAACCAAATTTTAATCAGCACCGGACGACCGGATTATAACGAATACCCGTACCGGAAACAATCTGTCTACCTGTTGAATGCCCGCACGAATCAACTTGACACGCTTTGGAAAGACCGTCTGGTTGACATTCAATGTGTCTTTTCTCCCGATGATTCAAAATTATTAATTGCCGGAGCGGCTGACGCTTTCGGACAAATCGGGGTAAAGATTGCTAAAGGACAGATCGTGAACGGATACGACACGCAGCTATACATTTATGACTTAAATTCCAAAGAAGTAACTCCGATTACAAAAGATTTCAATCCTGCAGTCTCCAACTACATCTGGCATACCGACGGGAATATTTATATCGTGGCCGGGGATACCGATTACGTTTACTTGTTCCGGTATGGGAAAGACGGGAAAATCACGAGAATAGAATGTCCGGGTGATCTCGTACAAAAGATCAGTTTGGCTCAAAACGGAAATACCGGGATCTACACTGCCTCAGACGAGAGTTACCCGACGCGGGTCTATACCTTGGACTTGGCAACCCTCAATGCACAGGAATGGGCCGATCCGCAAGGTGAACAATACAAAAATATAGAATTCGGACAAGTAAAAGACTGGGACTACAATTACAAGAAAGGAACCACGATAGACGGACGCTATTATCTTCCGGCAAATTTCGATCCCAAGAAAAAATACCCGATGATCGTGTATTACTACGGGGGAACAACCCCGGTAGAAAGGACTTTCGGAGGAAGATGGCCATTCAATCTATACGCTGCGAATGGATATATTGTATATGTGATGCAACCCTCTGGTGCGACCGGGTTCGGACAAGAATTTTCAGCCCGTCATCAAAACAACTGGGGTAAAATCACGGCAGACGAAATCATTGCCTGCACGAAAGCATTCTTGAAAGCACATCCTTTCGTGGATGCACAACGTGTCGGATGCATGGGAGCCTCTTACGGTGGATTCACAACCATGTACCTGCAAACCCGCACGGACATCTTCGCTTGTGCCATTTCACATGCCGGAATTTCCTCCATTTCCAGTTACTGGGGTGAAGGCTACTGGGGATATAGTTACAGCACGAACGCATCGGCTCATGCTTTCCCGTGGAATCGAAAGGACATCTACGTGGATCAAAGCCCGCTATTCAACGCTGACAAGGTAAAAACCCCCATGCTTTTGTTGCACGGTACGGCCGATGTAAACGTACCCACGGGTGAAAGTATCCAGTTCTACACCGCGCTGAAACTCTTGGGCAAAGACGTGGAACTCGTATTAATCAAGAATGCAGATCATGCCGTCGTGGATTACAACCAACGAATCATCTGGGGTAACACCATCATGGCTTATTTTGCCAAATACCTGAAAGGTGAACCCGCTTGGTGGGAAAATATGTACAAGGACAAGAACTTATAA
- a CDS encoding CYTH domain-containing protein, whose amino-acid sequence MAQEIERKFLVKGDFKPEAYQSIRITQGYLSSVPERTVRVRIKGEQGFLTIKGKGNHSGISRYEWEKEITLNEAEELLQLCEPGVIDKIRYLVKSGKHTFEVDEFHGENEGLVMAEIELETENENFTKPAWLDKEVTGDNRYYNAMLTKYPYTKW is encoded by the coding sequence ATGGCTCAAGAAATTGAACGTAAATTCTTAGTGAAAGGAGATTTCAAACCGGAAGCATACCAATCGATCCGCATCACACAAGGATACCTCTCTTCCGTACCGGAACGTACTGTCCGAGTACGAATCAAAGGAGAGCAGGGATTTCTCACGATCAAGGGGAAAGGGAATCACTCCGGAATCAGCCGTTATGAATGGGAAAAAGAAATTACTTTAAACGAAGCGGAAGAATTGCTACAGCTCTGCGAACCCGGTGTTATCGACAAAATCCGTTATCTTGTTAAATCCGGAAAACATACCTTCGAGGTGGATGAATTTCATGGGGAGAATGAAGGATTAGTCATGGCAGAGATTGAATTGGAAACAGAAAATGAGAATTTCACGAAACCTGCGTGGCTTGATAAAGAGGTGACCGGAGACAATCGGTATTATAACGCCATGTTGACAAAATATCCTTACACGAAGTGGTAA